The DNA sequence AGCTTTCCGTCGCCCTTCCCATATAAGAGGCGAGGGCAATAATCGACACGCAGTAAATGATAAACATCATGACACTCGGCCAATGCATGAGCGAACCGATGATCGAAAGCGGCACCCCGATCAGCACCAATATGCCGAAAATCTTATCCATTCCCAACCCCTCATTTCCGTAATTTCATTTACACTCATAATACCCAAAAACGGCTTTGATTAACGGCTATTCAACGATTTCAAATGTCTCTTTCACTTCGATGCCTCCGATGACGGACTGCACCATCGAACAGTTTTTGCGCGTCAACTCCATGGCTTTTTGCAATTTTACAGGCTTCAAGTCTTTCCCTTTAATCAGGAAATGAACGTTTACTTCTTCCACACGATTAGCCATTTCTTCATTTCGTTTCACTTCTGTCTGGATTTCGATATCCTCGATGTCCATGCGCTGCTTCTCCAGGATCTTTCTCAAGACGCCTCCACTGCAGACGGCAATGGATGATACCAATAACTGATACGGTCTGAATCCGAATTCTTCGTCTCCTGATACATCTAATCTTCCAAATGGCAGTTCTGTAAAAAAGCCGCCTTCTTTCATTGTATATTTCATATGTATGCTCCTCCTCTAAAACCCTTTTCCTGAATTTTAATTGATTTTATTTCAACTTGCCATTATCAGCAATTATCGTTACCATCAAAATTGAATATTATGTGCGTCAGGAGAAAACAAAATGGGTTCTATTAAAACAAGATTTTGGATTTTAGTCAGCATTGTTGCGATATCAGGTTTCTCTCAAGGAATGCTTTTGCCATTGATCGCCATCATCTTTGAAAATGACGGCATTTCATCTACATTAAACGGGTTGAATGCGACTGCTCTTTATATCGGAATCCTGCTGATCTCTCCATTTATGGAATACCCTCTGCGGAAATACGGCTATAAACCGATCATTATGTTTGGAGGCGGGATTGTCGTCCTGTCCTTGATGCTTTTCCCGCTGTGGAAGACGTTCTGGTTCTGGTTTTTCCTGCGGCTTCTGATCGGCATAGGGGACAATGCCCTTCATTTCGCCACACAGACATGGATCACATCCTTTTCTTCCGAGAAAACAAGAGGTCGGAACATTTCCTTATACGGGCTGTTCTTCGGAATCGGTTTTGCCGCCGGTCCTTTGATGGCGCCTCTCATCAAGATCAACCCGTCCTTGCCGTTTGTCGTGTCATCCCTGCTCTGCCTGTTCGCTTGGTTCTTCCTGTTCACCTTGAAGAATGAGCGTCCGGAGCAGTCGATTGAAGTGAATTCCTTCCTGGAAACGATGAAACGCTTCTCCCAAGCCTTTAAATATGGGTGGATCGCCTTCCTCCCGCCGCTTGGCTATGGCTTCCTTGAAGCTTCTTTAAACGGAAGCTTTCCGGTTTATGGACTAAGAATCGGGCTGGATGTCAGCAGCGTCTCCATCCTGCTCACATCCTTTGCTGTCGGCGGGATTGTTTTTCAGCTTCCCCTAGGGATCCTCAGTGATAAATATGGCCGCCGTAATACTTTGATCGCCATATTGTTCATTGGGTTCTTAAGCTTTATGGGCGCAAGCTTCCTGGAAAACTCAGTGCTTTACTTGTCCCTTTGCTTATTTTTCGCGGGAATGGTCGTAGGCTCTACTTTTTCCCTTGGCATCAGCTACATGACTGACCTCATGCCGAAAAATCTCCTGCCGACCGGGAACCTGCTTTGCGGAATAGCCTTCAGCATCGGCAGTCTGACCGGCCCATATATCGGAGGATTCTTCATACAATATGTGCCGTCGGTGAGTTTCTTTCATATCATCAGCTTCCTGTTGTTCGGCATATTCATCTTCATCACTTTTGCAGGAAAAAAAGCAAACCAAAATAGATTCATGGCGAACACAAAAAATGCGGGCTCCTAACAGAGTCCGCATTTTTCATCTAAATGTTATGGAAAAGAGATAATAGGCGAAAATACAAATGACCATCATCAGCAAAATCGTCAGAATGACCACGGGGATCCTTGACGCTCTGAACGTCTGTTGGTTGATGTCCCTTAGTTTTCTAAAATAGCTTATCGTCGAAAATAAAATGGTAAAAATGCCGAAAATGACGGAGAGTGCACCGATCATGTTGGCGATGACGTCGCCAGCAATCGTAAAGGACGACTTCAATGAAAAGTGGAGGTTCGTAATCAGAAAGCCTACCCCGATTACCGCAATAGCCGTCCGAATCCAGGCAAGGTAGGTCCGTTCGTTGGCTAGATGCTGCTGTATGTATTTGGAATCAATGGTGGGTTCTATTACTTTCTGTGCAGCTTGTTCTTTTCCTTCCTGCGCCATTTCATCACCTGCTTTCTATATCCATTTTAGTATGCCGGCAGCATGCCTTCAATCTAATTTATTTTAGGTGACGTTTCCCTTTTCAACTCATACATTAATATGGTAATATGTCTTTAAACGATTTTTATTTAATAATTATTTTAAAAAAGCAACTTCAGCTATTCATGCTGTCATCCCCGAGATGGCAGCTTTCGTCATTTAATAAGGCAATTGATGTTGATTATTTTTCTCAATTAGAATCCAAGGAGGTCTTTCGTATGAGTTCAAATGCCAAAGCATTCTCAATGAAACAGCCGTCATCTCCATCCTTTCTCGAAAAGATAAAGCCCCATGCCGAACTGGCTGCCGCCCTGTTCAGCGGTGTGCTCATTCTTTCCGGATGGCTCCTGCAAAAGCAAGATTCAGAACTTGCCATCCCGCTCTTTATATTAGCATTTATAATCGGTGGATACGCCAAGGCAAAGGAAGGCATCGAAGAAACGATTGAAAACAAAGAACTCAATGTGGAAATGCTTATGGTATTTGCCGCCATCGGTTCAGCCATCATCGGCTATTGGACAGAAGGCGCCATCCTCATTTTCATTTTTGCGGTCAGCGGAGCCCTTGAAACTTACACGATGAACAAAAGCCAGAAAGAAATATCCTCCCTCATGGATCTTCAGCCAGAAGAAGCGACATTGCTCGATGGAGATGAAGAACGCCGCGTCAATGTTTCTGAGCTTTCCATCGGGGACAAAATATTAGTGAAACCGGGGGAACGCATCCCTTCTGATGGATCGATCATCAAGGGGCAGACAACCATCGATGAAGCTGCCATTACGGGAGAATCCCTCCCTGTTTCAAAGTCTCTTAAAGAAAACGTTTTCGCAGGAACAGTCAATATCACGGGATCTGTGGTCGTTGAAATTACGAAAGCTTCGGATGAAACCCTTTTCCAAAAAATCATCCAGCTTGTCCAGTCGGCTCAAAGCGAAAAGTCCCCTTCCCAGCTGTTCATTGAACGCTTCGAAGGAACTTACGTCAAAATCGTTCTTGTAGCTGTATTCCTAATGATGTTCGTTCCACACTTTGCCTTGGATTGGAGCTGGAAAGAAACGTTTTACCGGGCTATGATTCTCTTGGTTGTTGCCTCGCCATGTGCACTTGTGGCGTCCATCATGCCGGCAACGCTATCAGCGATTTCCAACGGCGCCCGCCATGGGATTCTGTTTAAAGGCGGGGCGCACTTAGAAAATTTGAGCAACCTTAAAGCAATCGCCTTCGATAAAACCGGTACGCTGACCAAAGGCAAGCCAGAAGTGACCGATGTGATTGTCCGTGAAGGATTGAATGCAGATGAGGTCCTTGCTGCTGCAGCTTCCATCGAGAGCCACTCCAACCACCCTTTGGCCCAAGCTATCGTCACTCATGTGAAAGACGGGGGCGCTGTATTGAAACAGCCTGAGTCCATTGAAGATGTTTCAGGATGGGGTGTCAGAGCGGTCTTGAACGGAGTCGAGTGGAAAATCGGAAAAGCTGAATTCGTTGGGAAAGAAGAAGCGGGTGCCTTTGCAGAAGGGGCTGCAGCTAAGCTTGCTCATGAGGGAAAAACCATTGTCTATGCTGCAAATGAAGAAGGAATTGCTGCGATCCTCGCGTTGAAAGATACGGTTCGCGACATTACCGTGAAAGCATTAGACCTATTGAAAAAGCAGGATATCTACACGATCATGCTGACAGGCGACAGTGAAGCCACGGCGAAAGCCATCGCATCAGAAGCACACGTCGATCAGTATGTGGCGGAATGCCTCCCGGATATGAAAGTGGATGAATTGAAGAAATTGATGAGTCGATTCGCTTCCGTTGCCATGGTTGGCGATGGAATCAATGATGCACCTGCCCTTGCAACGGCGAACGTCGGAATTGCCATGGGAGAAGGAACGGATGTCGCACTCGAGACAGCCGATGTCGTTCTGATGAAAAATGACTTGACCCGCATCGCGGAAGCCATCTCGATTTCCAAGCGGATGAACCGCATCGTCAAGCAGAATGTCATTTTCTCCATTTCTGTCATCATGCTGCTTATCGCCTCCAACTTCCTGCAGTTCCTCGACTTGCCATACGGGGTCATCGGACACGAAGGAAGCACGATTTTGGTCATCTTGAATAGTCTGCGATTGCTTCGATAAATGGAAGATAGCTCCTGGGTGGGGCTGTCTTTTTTTGGATACAAGTGGTGTAATTTCTGCGCCGATGCTGGGGACTGGGGGCTGAGGTCGAGTGGCGCATAAGAGGGTCATTCTCGCGCAAAGGGACTGACTTTTCGCTTATAAGCTTCAGTTTCTGGCGCATAAGCTGATCACTTTCGCGCATAAGCGGCATAATCTGGCGCATAACCCCTCCCAAACGCACACCATCGCACACCAGTCCCATCAAAAAAGCGGCCATCCCAAGGAATAGCCGCTTCTCCATTATTTAGTGATAGCCATTTTGCCCGTTGGCAGAGCCGGATGTCTTGCCTTTTGGCTTTTGCTTGCTGTTTTGCTTAGTTCCGCCATCTTTTTTAGTCTGCTTTGTCATGTGGATGACCTCCATAATTGAAGTATTGTGTCACCCCGTTAGTTTGCTCAGAATTCCCGGAAGGTTGTACGGTAATTATCGGCAGCCTAGTCGCAGGTGCTGCCCTTCTTTTTATGGAATTGCGCGTTCACTTCGCCTCCGAGAATGAGCATGAGGCCGGACAGGAACAGCCACACCATCAGGACAATGATGCTCCCGATGCTTCCATATGTATTTGAGTAATTTCCGAAGCTTCCAACATAGAATGAAAATGCGAGCGACACAAGCACCCAACCGATTGTTGCTACAATAGCGCCGGGCACTGCTGTGAGGCACCTGATTTTTTCACTCGGGGCGAAATAATAAATGCCCACAAATATGATGAAAAGAATAATGGCACTGATGACAAATCGTAGCGCGTTCCAAATACTGACGAAAAATCCGGAAATGCCGAGGTGCGAAAAGACGTACATGCCAATCTGCTTGCCAAACACCGGCAGCAAAAGCGCGACCATAAAAACGATGATCATGCCGAATGTCAAAAAGATGGACATCCCTCTAGCCACCAAATAGGATCGGGTTTCATCCACATTATATGCTCGGTTCAATGCTTTAACGACCGCCTTCATTCCGTTGGATGCAGACCAGATCGTGGCAATGATCCCGAATGATAGGAGCCCCCCGCTGCGATTATTCATGATATCTGTCAAATTCCCCTCAATCAATTTCATCGTCTCTCCCGGAGCGTAGTCACTTATGAAATTCAAAATGTCTTCCTGCGAAATTGGCAAGTAAGGAAGCAGAGTGAAAAGGAAAATGAGCAGCGGAAACAAAGATAAGAGGAAAAAGTACGATAGCTCAGCCGCCAATCCTGTTACGTCATCTTCTTTAATATTAGCGAACAGGGATTTGAAAAAAGACTTGTTGAACCGTTCTCTTTTTTTCATCCCGTTCACGATCCTGTATATTCGTTGTTGTTTTCCACATGGTCTTCAACCAGCACTTCTTTATATTTTTCTGCGGAATGTTCAAATGTATCCTTCGTTTCGGTCACCATTCTTTTGATTCTAGGCGTCAGTTTTTTTACTTCCTCTACGGTTTCATTAATATATTGAAGATCATCTTTCATTTGTTGAAGGGCTGCAGAAGACTTGGTGTAAATCTCCTTTGATTGTGCAAGCAGTTCCTGCGGGTTGCTCACTGAATCCCACACCTTTTGGCCTCCGTTTTTAAGCGAGGTAGATACGGACTCCCTCGTAGAGCGATCAAACAAAGTGACAAGACCTCCTGCCACTGCACCAACCAGCATTCCAGTAAAAAACTTATTTTTTCCCATAGGACAATCCTCCAATTAAAAAAGTTCTCTATACAAGTTATTTCTTTACTTTACCTTTTATCTTGATTTTAAAACCTTCTAAAGTAATTTCCACCATATCTCCTTCCGTCATTCACCTGTTTAAAATTGGGACAAGGAACCTGTCCCCACTGTCCCGCTGATTGACAATCTTCGGGAATCGTGGAAAGATAAAAGAATCAGTTAGAGAGCGAAAGGATGGAGTATATGGATCTTTCAGTGAAGTCTGCAGAGAATATTGAGTATATGGTTGATGTCATTAAGACAAAGCTGCGCATGGTCAATGTGGGTGCGATCAAACCCGGTCATGTTGATGAGGAAATGTATGAAGATCTTCACGACTTGTACACAATGGTTTCTAGAAAAGACAATTTCAGCCCAAGCGAAATGCAGGCCATTGCAGAAGAGCTTGGTAATCTCCGCAAAAAATAATAAGACATGAAGAGGAGCCGGTTATTATAAGGCTTCTTTTTTTTATTGAAATTTTTTCCTTTATTCGGTACTATTTAGATAATCACCTAATTAGATGATTGGCTAATTAGTTATCCAGGACAAAAGGAGAAAAATAATGGAACCTTTCACGCAGGCTGTAAAAATACAACAAAATCTTTTTCGGAATGCAAAGTTTTTGCTGATTTGGATCACGAGCATCTTTTCCGGTTTGTCCATTTCAATATATATTCTTTGTGAACAGTGGTACGTGGTGAAATCACTGAATGCCCCTGCCTCCCTTGGCTATATCCTCACCGCTACGACTGTTCCGAGGGTTCTGTTTATGGCATTAGGAGGTGTTCTTGCTGATTATGCCAACCGGGCGAAAGTCGTTTTCGTTTCACTTTTTGTTCGGGCGTTGATTCTTATTTTGATGGCATACCTCGTTTGGCAGCACTCCCTAACTTTTTGGGCACTGCTTGCCTGTGCTTTTACATTTGGCTCCATTGACGCATTCTTTTGGCCATCAAGGGATTCCATTCTCCCAAGCATCGTTCATCAACAACACCTTACACGTGCCAACTCCATTATACAAACGACCAATCAAATTTCTACATTATTGGGGCCGATGGCAGGTGCTTTGTTGTTGACAGCGTTCTCTTTCAAATGGGTATTCTTGATTCTGGCTGCCTCACTTGCAGTGGGAAGCATGATTATTCGGAAATTGAAAGACACAAGGTCTCATGAGGTAAAGTCGCAGAACAATGTACTCAGAAACCTAAAGGAAGGATTGGTTTACGTCAAAGCCTCTCCCTTGCTTTTGACATTCATGATAACGTTCATAATCGTAAATTTATTCTTTATCGGACCTCTCATGCTCAGCATTCCGATCTTGGTTGATGAGCGATTTGGCGGTAAAGCTGTCGAACTGAGCATCATTCAAAGTGGATTTGCAGCAGGGATGCTGGCTGGAGCGTTATTGATGGGGCTGCTTAATGTACGGCGGGCTAGAGGGAAATTAGTTATATGCCTAATCTTACTTGAAGGAGCAGGAATGCTATCCGTCAATGTTTCGAGCCGCCTTTGGGTTGCAGCTGTAGTGATGTTTCTGATCGGCATTTGCATTGCAGGCATCAACATTATGGTCGCCAGCATGATACAGGAGCAGACTGATCCTTCTAAAATGGGTCGGGTAATGAGCCTTACAAGCACCGTTTCAATGGGATTCATCCCCCTATCCTATGCAGGTGTTTCTGCCTTTCTTTCAGCAGGCATTCAGATCGAAAAACTGCTGGTTGTTGGCGGATTCGTGCTCGCTGCCTTTAGCTTGCTTCTTATATGGAAAGGAAGAGCTCTGCGGGAGTTTTGAAATTATGCGTTTTCCCGAGGGAACTTGCAAATAAGTGCAACTCGCTGAAAAACCAGGCACGCGTCATATATCATCACACCAAAAAAGCAGGCACATCCCATAGGGATCGTGCCTGCTCTTCTCATTGCGTATTATTCGCTAAGCAATTTAAGTGCTTCTCGGTTGAATGCAGGGATATCGTCTGGTGTACGGCTTGTCACGAGCTGGTTCTGGCAGACAACGACTTCTTTGTCTGCATATTTCGCTCCTGCATACTCCATGTCCACTTTGATGGAATTATAGCCTGTTGCGTCGCGGCCTTCCAGTGTTTTCGATGTGATTAGAAGCTGTGGTCCGTGGCAGATTGCGAATACCGGCTTCTTATCATCCATGAAGGATTTTGCGAATTTGACAAAGCGCTCGTCGTCGCGAAGCTGATCAGGTGAAAATCCTCCTGGAATCAATAATGCATCAAAATCTGAAGCTTTCGCGTCGTCAATGGAAAGGTCGATGGAAACCTCCGCATCTCCTTGCTTTCCTTTTACCGTCTTGCCTTTTTCCTTTTCAATATTTACGACTTCATGCCCCGCTTCTTTGAAGGCATCCGCCGGTCCAGTATATTCTGAGTCCTCAAACATATCCGTTACTACAACTGCAATTTTCTTACTCAATTCGTCCAACTCCTTTTTGAATTTGAAATGTAGTTAATGTAGCACATATGTTAGATGTTTCCCTCTAAGAAAAATTTAAAACTTACTTTTGCACATTCATGGAGAACTGAGAAAATACAGTATCCTGATGATTTTTGTAAATTTCTTTTCCGGCAATCGCATTAATGATGTTGATATTGCGCTCGACAGACAATCCAAGATGTGTGGCCGCAGACCCGTGGGAATGCTCCAAATTGGTCAAGGTAAAGAAGAGATTTTCCCGGTCTTCTTTAAAAACAAGCCGGTAGTCCCTTGTTACTTTAAACTTGGTTTTCTCTTCATCCTCCCAGACGATCTGCTTCTTAAAATGGTCATTGAACCAGGCTGGGATATTCGGTTTATAGCCCGTTGCCATCACGACTTTTTCGGAAGGGTATTTAAACTCATAACCATCGCGCTTCTGCTCACAGGTCAACGAATACGCACCGTCTGATTCTTCGATGCTTTTCACCTCTGTGGCAGGCTGGATGATGATATCATTCTTTTCTTCATCAGAAGAATAATGATAAAGCGTATCGTAGATTTCACCCAATGTTGCAGGCTCCACCCCATTTCGAAGATACTTTAACGTCGTGAGTGCTTCCATGCGCTGATCCAGGGGCAATTCATGAAAGAAATCGATGTAGTCAGGTGAAAACAACTCCTGTCCTAACTTCGATGATTCCAGCTGCAGCATCCCATCCGACCTTGTAAACCATGTTAAATGATAATCATGATCCTCTTGCTCTTTTAAAAGAGTGAGGAAGATTTCAGCTGCACTTTGGCCCGAGCCAATGACTGTAATGGATCCTGCTTTTTGCGTCTCGGCTTTCCGATAGAGGAATTGGCTCGAATGAAAAACGTCTTCTTCCGGCATCCCTGTCAATCCTTCCGGCACAAGCGGCGTACTTCCTGTACCAAGAACGATATGCTTCGCTTTCCATTTTTCCCTTTCACCGCTTTCACAATTCTCAATGATTACCTCATAATGCGGCATAGTGCTGTCTTTTCGATCCATGACGTCGATGACCCGCTTCCCGAAGTGGCAGAAATCCAACTGGCTGACCACCCATCTTGCATAGGCATTGTATTCCTTGCGGGGAATTTCCATTTGATTAAAAAAGAAAAATTTATATAACCTGTTTTTTGTATGAAGGTAATTTAAAAATGTGAACTTGCTTTGTGGATTGGCAAATGTGACTAGATCCGCTATGATCGGCACTTGTAAATCAGTGCCGTCAATCAACATTCCGGGATGCCATTTAAACTCCGGAGATTGATCAAAGAATTCTGCTTTTATTTCTGTATCTTCCAATAAAGCAGCAAGCCCCAGATTGAAAGGCCCAATCCCTATCCCGATAATATCTATTATTTCTTTTCTCTCCATCAAACTGAACGCTCCTTTTTAGTAAGAAAAATTGAATTCATTTCCCCAAATATACCCCAAAGCTTCTCTCCTTAAGCATGGACGAAAAGGAGAATATGAACGAACCTTGTCAAATAAACGTTCATCAAACGTTTGATTAAACACACCTTTTTCTATCATTTCCCGAGAAATGATAAGGATTTCCCGTTTAGGGCATAAAAAAAGAATGTCGAATATTTTTTCGACATTCCTGCTTAAACCAGGGGCAATTCCAGGATGACAGACGTTCCTTCTCCTTCAATGCTTTCAATAACAAAATTCCCTTTATGTTCCTTGATGATTTTATTTGAAATCATCAGTCCAAGTCCAGTTCCTTTTTCTTTTGTACTATAAAACGGCTCGCCTAGATGCTTTAATCGATGCTCTGGAATGCCGATGCCGGAGTCTTTCACTTGGATGATGGCCATCTGTTCATACCTTTTGAGATGAATGTTCAGTTCTCCACCTTTTGGCATCGCTTCAAGTGCATTTTTCATGATGTTGAGGAGCACCTGCTTCAACTGGTGAATGTCGCACATCACTTCCATAAATTCATGAACATGCACCTCGAGGGTGACATTATTTTTTAAACATTCGATGTTGATGAATTCCGCTACCTCAAATAATAGTTTATTTATGGAGCATTGTTTGAAGTGAATGGAATGGGGCTTGGCAAGAGAAAGAAATTCACCTGTAATCAATTCGATTCTCTGCAATTCATCCAGAATGACGTCAAAATATGCCCGCTGCGTCAT is a window from the Falsibacillus pallidus genome containing:
- a CDS encoding lysine N(6)-hydroxylase/L-ornithine N(5)-oxygenase family protein — protein: MERKEIIDIIGIGIGPFNLGLAALLEDTEIKAEFFDQSPEFKWHPGMLIDGTDLQVPIIADLVTFANPQSKFTFLNYLHTKNRLYKFFFFNQMEIPRKEYNAYARWVVSQLDFCHFGKRVIDVMDRKDSTMPHYEVIIENCESGEREKWKAKHIVLGTGSTPLVPEGLTGMPEEDVFHSSQFLYRKAETQKAGSITVIGSGQSAAEIFLTLLKEQEDHDYHLTWFTRSDGMLQLESSKLGQELFSPDYIDFFHELPLDQRMEALTTLKYLRNGVEPATLGEIYDTLYHYSSDEEKNDIIIQPATEVKSIEESDGAYSLTCEQKRDGYEFKYPSEKVVMATGYKPNIPAWFNDHFKKQIVWEDEEKTKFKVTRDYRLVFKEDRENLFFTLTNLEHSHGSAATHLGLSVERNINIINAIAGKEIYKNHQDTVFSQFSMNVQK
- a CDS encoding MFS transporter; protein product: MEPFTQAVKIQQNLFRNAKFLLIWITSIFSGLSISIYILCEQWYVVKSLNAPASLGYILTATTVPRVLFMALGGVLADYANRAKVVFVSLFVRALILILMAYLVWQHSLTFWALLACAFTFGSIDAFFWPSRDSILPSIVHQQHLTRANSIIQTTNQISTLLGPMAGALLLTAFSFKWVFLILAASLAVGSMIIRKLKDTRSHEVKSQNNVLRNLKEGLVYVKASPLLLTFMITFIIVNLFFIGPLMLSIPILVDERFGGKAVELSIIQSGFAAGMLAGALLMGLLNVRRARGKLVICLILLEGAGMLSVNVSSRLWVAAVVMFLIGICIAGINIMVASMIQEQTDPSKMGRVMSLTSTVSMGFIPLSYAGVSAFLSAGIQIEKLLVVGGFVLAAFSLLLIWKGRALREF
- a CDS encoding MFS transporter, which gives rise to MGSIKTRFWILVSIVAISGFSQGMLLPLIAIIFENDGISSTLNGLNATALYIGILLISPFMEYPLRKYGYKPIIMFGGGIVVLSLMLFPLWKTFWFWFFLRLLIGIGDNALHFATQTWITSFSSEKTRGRNISLYGLFFGIGFAAGPLMAPLIKINPSLPFVVSSLLCLFAWFFLFTLKNERPEQSIEVNSFLETMKRFSQAFKYGWIAFLPPLGYGFLEASLNGSFPVYGLRIGLDVSSVSILLTSFAVGGIVFQLPLGILSDKYGRRNTLIAILFIGFLSFMGASFLENSVLYLSLCLFFAGMVVGSTFSLGISYMTDLMPKNLLPTGNLLCGIAFSIGSLTGPYIGGFFIQYVPSVSFFHIISFLLFGIFIFITFAGKKANQNRFMANTKNAGS
- a CDS encoding DUF1128 domain-containing protein; protein product: MDLSVKSAENIEYMVDVIKTKLRMVNVGAIKPGHVDEEMYEDLHDLYTMVSRKDNFSPSEMQAIAEELGNLRKK
- a CDS encoding heavy metal translocating P-type ATPase produces the protein MSSNAKAFSMKQPSSPSFLEKIKPHAELAAALFSGVLILSGWLLQKQDSELAIPLFILAFIIGGYAKAKEGIEETIENKELNVEMLMVFAAIGSAIIGYWTEGAILIFIFAVSGALETYTMNKSQKEISSLMDLQPEEATLLDGDEERRVNVSELSIGDKILVKPGERIPSDGSIIKGQTTIDEAAITGESLPVSKSLKENVFAGTVNITGSVVVEITKASDETLFQKIIQLVQSAQSEKSPSQLFIERFEGTYVKIVLVAVFLMMFVPHFALDWSWKETFYRAMILLVVASPCALVASIMPATLSAISNGARHGILFKGGAHLENLSNLKAIAFDKTGTLTKGKPEVTDVIVREGLNADEVLAAAASIESHSNHPLAQAIVTHVKDGGAVLKQPESIEDVSGWGVRAVLNGVEWKIGKAEFVGKEEAGAFAEGAAAKLAHEGKTIVYAANEEGIAAILALKDTVRDITVKALDLLKKQDIYTIMLTGDSEATAKAIASEAHVDQYVAECLPDMKVDELKKLMSRFASVAMVGDGINDAPALATANVGIAMGEGTDVALETADVVLMKNDLTRIAEAISISKRMNRIVKQNVIFSISVIMLLIASNFLQFLDLPYGVIGHEGSTILVILNSLRLLR
- a CDS encoding OsmC family protein — protein: MKYTMKEGGFFTELPFGRLDVSGDEEFGFRPYQLLVSSIAVCSGGVLRKILEKQRMDIEDIEIQTEVKRNEEMANRVEEVNVHFLIKGKDLKPVKLQKAMELTRKNCSMVQSVIGGIEVKETFEIVE
- a CDS encoding YidH family protein, whose protein sequence is MAQEGKEQAAQKVIEPTIDSKYIQQHLANERTYLAWIRTAIAVIGVGFLITNLHFSLKSSFTIAGDVIANMIGALSVIFGIFTILFSTISYFRKLRDINQQTFRASRIPVVILTILLMMVICIFAYYLFSITFR
- a CDS encoding YtxH domain-containing protein, producing MGKNKFFTGMLVGAVAGGLVTLFDRSTRESVSTSLKNGGQKVWDSVSNPQELLAQSKEIYTKSSAALQQMKDDLQYINETVEEVKKLTPRIKRMVTETKDTFEHSAEKYKEVLVEDHVENNNEYTGS
- a CDS encoding YihY/virulence factor BrkB family protein, giving the protein MKKRERFNKSFFKSLFANIKEDDVTGLAAELSYFFLLSLFPLLIFLFTLLPYLPISQEDILNFISDYAPGETMKLIEGNLTDIMNNRSGGLLSFGIIATIWSASNGMKAVVKALNRAYNVDETRSYLVARGMSIFLTFGMIIVFMVALLLPVFGKQIGMYVFSHLGISGFFVSIWNALRFVISAIILFIIFVGIYYFAPSEKIRCLTAVPGAIVATIGWVLVSLAFSFYVGSFGNYSNTYGSIGSIIVLMVWLFLSGLMLILGGEVNAQFHKKKGSTCD
- a CDS encoding type 1 glutamine amidotransferase domain-containing protein — encoded protein: MSKKIAVVVTDMFEDSEYTGPADAFKEAGHEVVNIEKEKGKTVKGKQGDAEVSIDLSIDDAKASDFDALLIPGGFSPDQLRDDERFVKFAKSFMDDKKPVFAICHGPQLLITSKTLEGRDATGYNSIKVDMEYAGAKYADKEVVVCQNQLVTSRTPDDIPAFNREALKLLSE